The sequence ctctctctctctctctctctctctctctctctctctctctctctctctctctcttttaaacaCCCCATTTTCCAAGATTAGACCTAATCCGACAGCCGAAATACTAGAAATTCCGGTTACTTGTGAACATCTGGGCCCAGGACCAGACCCGGGAACCTGTGACCCAGGTAAAGAGCGCACCTGGAGAAGTACCCGGTAATTACCGCTGTGCGGCGCCACGTGGTTGCGACATGTTGATTTGGCGTCTTTTTCACGTGCAGTCcgtgtcatcatcatcatcctacTCCTCATAATCCTCCAGCTGGCTTTCCAACACGTCCCGCTTTCACAGAAGACGTCATTAAGAGAGAAACCCCGGCGCGGTCTCGGAGCGTTTCATCCATCACAGGTTTATGGATAAATTAAGGGCGGTGCTGAGCGGGCGAGACGGAGACACTGACAGCACCCCGAATGTAATCGAGGTAAACAAATCATATGACTTATTGTCACACAACTTCGAGCCGAGGCTGTAGAAATCTTTAACATTTCAgtcatttctattggattaaccGTGTTTCCAAACTGACGCACGGTGTAAATACAATTCAGGGACCAGGAACCAGGGTCCAGAAGGTTCCTGTAAGATTCCTGAACATTTCTCTCATCTTACTCTGCTTAAATATTCACCAGTCATACTGATGCATGTTTTAAACCAATGAAACAGAAAGGttctgagttcaaatcccactgttAAGTCGTTATAATAAGGacaatctctttttttttttatttcttactgtatttatttatttatttatttattccatttGGTTTTGGCATCATATATTGTTCCTGTAGGGGAGAACAATATTTACCCAATGAGTAGTACATCTAAAACCTCTCACTTTTTGTAGGCAGTGAATGAAGCGTCCACACTGTCATGGAGGACACGGGTGAGAGGATTCGCTGTCTGCATGGGAATCGGGATCTTCTGCTCGATTCTGGTTCGTATCTGCAGAGAGACgtatttttgtttggtttgacTGCTTAAGTAAAGGACCATGATTTTCACTCTGACATTTCGGGGGGGGTATGAGGCAGGGCATGAGTTGCCGGTCAGACCAGCTTTGAGGAATGTCAccgaaaaagaagaagaagaagaatgcacTCAGATATGCAGCTGCTGAGTCACTGACGAATCGGTTCTTTCcgaatgaatcttttttttcttttcttcacgtGAGTCGAATCTAAACGTTTACAAAAGGAACTGATTTATCATTTAATAATCgacaacaagaacaaaacagTAATCCGGACATAAGTAGATGTTGTTATGTCCTCCTGAGACGCCTGGAGTTCATCTCGGTTCTCTTTAACTCACacttttttgttgctgttgtaatttttcagtaaatgatCAGCCACCGGTTGCAGGAATCTTACAGCGAGAACTTGTAGGCTATATACAGTACGGTCACTTTACCGTACTTTTACAGAGACGTGAGTCTGTATGCTCCTCGTGCGGTTTCTATGGtttatctatctctatctcagttgtgcccaaaagtttgcacaccccttggagaatctgctaaatcttaatactgttaaaaaaaataagacggatcataaaaatcccacgttgttgtttatttagtcctgtccttattaaactatttcacataactgatgtttacatacagtccaCAAGACGAGATAATAGCGGAGTTTATCAAAAcgaccccgttcaaaagtttacacgcccttgattattaataccgtGTGCCGTTACATGGATGATCCTCgatataatgtttttttgttttttgagagttgttcacgagtcccttgtttgtcctgagcggttaaaccgcccgctgttcttcagaataaATCCTCCAGGTCGTGcgcattctttacttttccagcatcttctgcgtATTTGACCCCCTTTCCATCAGAAACTAGATGATGTCGAGAGCCGTCTtctcacaccgaggacgactgagagACTCGTTCACGACAAAAGGTgtaaacgttcactgatgctcaagaaggcgacacgatacattaagagccaggggggtgtaaacttttgaacaggatgatcggtgtaaattgagAGTATTTTGTCTTTTGGGAGACtcttatttagcgtctgaagggTGGGACTAAGTGGGAAAATAAGGTATtttaagcaaaataataataatttattccttttacagCACAGCACTTTGCAGACGATTATAATTAAAGACTGACggaccatctgaccaatcagaatccagaattcattACCGCTCGTGGTATATTAAGGAACTGTTAAGGAAACGCATTTAATTAGGAAGTAACTGGAGTTCCTCTGTGCGCTAGGGAGTGTGCTGCCTGTTCTTACCCAAGATAGGCCTGATTCTCTTTATCGTCTTTTACACACTGGGGAATATCTGCTCCTTAGCCAGGTGAGTGCGCACTTATTTACAGATCCGCTCGTCCAGTTGGAGTGAAAGTAACCGAGTTAAACTGATCTCTTCTACAGCACCTTGTTTCTGATGGGGCCGGTGAAGCAGCTGAAGAGGATGTTTGACAAAACCAGAGTCGTCGCCACGGTGGTCATGATCGTGAGTTCGTTTTCATCACCTCCACCTGCGGTAGAGCCTAATCAGACACTGGATAGGTGCCTATTGGGGCACTTCATGTTTTCTCACATGTAGGAGCAGCCTAGACGGTATTTCAGCAGCCCCACCCCCCATTTAAAGAGCACGCACTCACTCATCCAATCACACTCACCCGCACAGATTCACACTCGCTCGTATACACTCGCACGCGTTCACACTCGCTCGTATACACCCGCACGCGTTCACACTCGCTCGTATACACTCGCACGCGTTCACACTCGCTCGTATACACTCGAACACGTTCACACTCGCACACAATCGCACGCATTCACAAACAAGCGTATACACTCGCACGCGTTCACACTCGCTCGTATACACTCGCACGCGTTCACACTCGCTCGTATACACTCGCACGCATTCACACTCGCTCGTATACACTCGAACACGTTCACACTCGCACACAATCGCACGCATTCACAAACAAGCGTATACACTCGCACGCGTTCACAGACACGCGTTCACACTCGCACGCGTTCACACTCGCTCATATACactcgcacacattcacactcgcTCGTATACACTCGCACACAATCGCGCGCATTCACAAACAAGCGTATACACTCGCACGCGTTCACACTCGCTCGTATACactcgcacacattcacactcgcACACAATCTCACATTCATATAcactcttcaaaaaaaaaaaaaacagccagatttttaaaaaagttttatatacactcatctgACCCACTCGATATTACAATAGAAGGAGAACCATTTATTTGTctcatacattacagcacagtgaaataattattattattattattattattattattattattattttaatatcccagcttgttaggaagtagAGGTCGGAGTGACTtttacaaattacaaaaaatttGTAAAGTAAATtgaaaattacacacacacacacgtgtgtatatacatatatatatatatgtgtgtgtgtatatatatatatatatatatatatatatatatatatatatatatatatatatatatgtgtatatacacacacacacacacacacacacaaaaaaacatctattTGAAATGGGGCCAATTTTACTGAATGTTAAACctatagtggtgcttgaaagtttgtgaacccgttagaattttccacatttctgcataaatatgacctaaaacatcagcaaatttacacataagccctaaaagtagataaagagaacccactTAAACAgatgataaaaaatattatacttggtcatttattattgaggaaaatgatccaatattatatatctgtgcgcggcaaaagtatgtgaacgtctaggatcagcagttcatttgaaggtgaagtTAGAGTCGGGTGTTTTCATTCGATGAGATGGCGATCGGGTGTGAGcgagtgagcgtcctgtttaATTCAAAGAACACGGATCTATCAGggtctgatcttcacagcacgtgtttgtggaagtgtatcatggcacgaacagaggagatttctgaggacctcggggggaaaaaaaaaaagagaaagagttGTTGACTCTCCTCAGGCTgggaaaggttacaaaaccatctctaaagagtttggaaaCCTttctcctcaataaataaatggcaaaGTATAATATTCTCATCTCTTTtctttaatttggttctcttcgtccgcttttaggacttgtgtgaaaagcCGATGACGTTTTACGTCACATTCACGCAAGAGATATAGAAAATCTACatgaaagggttcacaaactttcaagcaccaaaaaaaaattcacatgtAGACAATTTGTATTACTCAGAGAGGCGCTGAAGTACGTGAAGAAGACCTGTGTACTCCTTTGTGCGTTTAGTCTAGATAGAAAAGTCACAGGTTTATGTGCTAATTGGCTGCGAAGAGAAAAGGAGCACAGAACGCGTTTGTTGCGTTCGGTGAGAAATCGCCGGTAGAACGAGTTTGAAAGCGAAGATCTGATTAAattgaaacaacaacaacaagcgaGATGAGAACAGACGGCTGTGCTTTCCTAATATATCGAGAGACTTGACCTGTTTGTTGAATTTGTGCTACATATTACCCCTAAATTCACTCCTGACGCAAAGGACTGCATGTAAAGCGCCCAAAAACCAAAAGTAAAAGACATGGCAATGCATGGCAAAGTCTTGTTTACTCTCGAGCCTTCATTACTGAGTTTATTTAGTCTGTATTGATCCGCCAGCTGGAATTACAGAACCATTCGCTTAAATACGTGACGAGAGACAGCGGGACAGTGAATAAccggtgtgtgttttgtttgtgtttattttgtttgcttgcttgttgGCGTAAAACGAGCATCATGGCACACGGACACTTTTGCTACGTAACTACACGTTGCTTTCATAGATTATGATTTTGAAATAAAGTGCACAGCGTACAAATACAAACTCTAAGGAGTTTGCACTTCACTCATGCGGGCGAGTGACCAAAAATAGACACGGAGCGTAAAACAAAAGCGGCGTGACGCACAAGGTCGGGTTTGACGCACGCCGAGCGCTCCTGTGACGTGGCTGGAGCGGTCCGAAACGCATTTTAACACGGAATCGAATGAGGTCTTGACGCAAAACATCCAGTGTGAATCGGCCCGGAGTGATGAGTCGTGTCGTGTCGTGACGTGACGTTCGCAAACAAGCGGACGAAACCCCTCCCCACATTTAACGGATACGAGTCTTCTTAATGAAGCACAGACACAGCAGAATATGAAGTCTAACGCATGCTTACCGTTTAACGTGTGCCTTGCGAATTTTCCAATTATTCATGTAAAATACAATCCAAAGTAACGTACAGTCCCGCCAGGATTTGGTGATTTTTGCGGTCGCAGAAATGGACGTCACACGACGCAAATCTGCGGTAGTTTTgctctcttcgattcacgtgcgtcgcacgtgagtacagctaagaGGCCTCGtttgccaacaaacatcaccgcgaaagaccGGGAAAAACAATTCCGTACGATCACGACTTCGCCGATTCGAGTATTTTTCCgcacaaaaaaactcagcacgttgcaaacttttgaaaagtCACGGCGGAATCGAGCGTTTTGGAACGCGACGATCTCAAAAAGCTcggcgaaatcctgtacggatgGAATGAAATGGAATTGCGTTAGTTAGAAGGGAGTCAGAACTTTGTCTGGTTTGGAAAAAAATCTGCTACGATACTATTATTATCAGCGAGTTGAGCCAAATGATCAGACTCACTGAAGAGAGCCAGAATTCCCACCATTGCTAAGCTTATGTATTGTGTCTAATATGCTTGTAATTTGCATTGTACTGTATAATACCATGTGGGGCGGAGCAAATGCAAATTGTCCAGATACTTTAGGCCTCGGCCAATAAACAGCTTAAACCCCACTGGTCAAAATGTCAGTCAAGGAACTCTGAGGTAGATCACGTTTATTAAAGTCGATAAAACGCAGGATTGTtagttttgtttaaagaaacaagTCTCTGTACGATGTTTGAAATCGTTATAGACCTGGAGTTGACTTGTATTTTGTCCGTAGGTGTGCCTGGTGCTGACGCTCTGTGCGGCGTTTTGGGTGAGTTACttctttatttatatctataaaaTAGCACGAGCTTGGACTGATAAATTCGGTGCACGTATCTGAGATGATTTTTAGTTGGTCAGGAAGAAGATGTGCTCTGAAATTTGtgtctggaattttttttaaacatcttttaaaTGACGGTTCGTCTTTCCCACAGTGGAAGATTTTCGCCCTGACGTTGCTGTTCGTTATTTTGCAAGCCATTGCGTTTGCTTGGTAAGCGTGTGAACAGATTACTGGCTCATAATGTTTATCACGGCATTATAACAGGATGAGCTGCTTTACAACGGTCTGCGTATTTTCGTTTGCAGGTACGGACTCTCGTACATCCCTTTTGCAAGGTGTGTTCACTTTGGTttggtaaaaaacaaacataattagGGAATGATACCGGGATCTGGATGTGAACTTGTATACGTACTTGTATGATAACTTGAATAAAAGtatagttataattatttacagtTCGCCATAAAGTTAAACTAAATGGAAACTGTATTTCTTGCTTTTGAATTcatatgtataatatttatcggtttttattttttttaaatgttaactaaattaaaattgtatttgaATTTAACCTTCAGAAAGATTTAATAACGTCAACACTGAATTCAGAAATCCAGTGGTGCAAATGTCATTCAATACATCAGAGCAGGAAAAGCTTTTTCTTACAGGTTAAATAATGGATGTaaaattgaaatatatatataaaatgtatttatcagtcaaactgatttcttttttttcttcccttttctctctgtctctaataGAGATGCCATTTTGAAGTTCTTTTCCTCGATGTGCAAAATGTGCATAAAATGTCAGTGCGATTGACATTTCCTGAGGGTTCTTCTTTACAAGTTTGATCCAGGACCTGTGTTTTAGAGTTTCATgatcactaaacacacacacacacacacacaaacacacacacacacacacacaaaca comes from Ictalurus punctatus breed USDA103 chromosome 11, Coco_2.0, whole genome shotgun sequence and encodes:
- the sft2d2a gene encoding SFT2 domain containing 2a, with protein sequence MDKLRAVLSGRDGDTDSTPNVIEAVNEASTLSWRTRVRGFAVCMGIGIFCSILGVCCLFLPKIGLILFIVFYTLGNICSLASTLFLMGPVKQLKRMFDKTRVVATVVMIVCLVLTLCAAFWWKIFALTLLFVILQAIAFAWYGLSYIPFARDAILKFFSSMCKMCIKCQCD